In Candidatus Rokuibacteriota bacterium, one genomic interval encodes:
- a CDS encoding methyltransferase domain-containing protein, with product MDGALEKRQVKRAYKLYAPAYDFVFDWIFHPGREAAIRLLDVRPGQHVLEVGIGTGLNLPLYSPRCRLTGIDLSEEMLRKAHEKVEELGATNVTLRAMDATVMEFADDEFDSAVATYTISAVPDPVAVLREMRRVVKPEGNIVVLNHFRSERPVMGRLEDLVAPVCTRLGWKSNLPLEPLLQRVGLIPDISTKVNLFNGWRLIKCVNRK from the coding sequence GTGGACGGCGCTCTGGAGAAGAGGCAGGTCAAGCGGGCGTACAAGCTGTATGCCCCCGCCTACGACTTCGTATTCGACTGGATCTTCCACCCGGGCCGCGAAGCCGCCATCCGGCTCCTCGACGTGCGCCCGGGCCAGCACGTGCTCGAGGTCGGCATCGGCACCGGGCTGAACCTGCCCCTCTATTCCCCGCGGTGCCGGCTCACCGGCATCGACCTCTCCGAGGAGATGCTCCGCAAGGCGCACGAGAAGGTCGAGGAGCTGGGCGCCACCAACGTCACGCTGCGGGCCATGGACGCCACCGTCATGGAGTTCGCCGACGACGAGTTCGACTCGGCCGTGGCGACGTACACCATCAGCGCGGTGCCGGACCCGGTGGCCGTGCTGCGCGAGATGCGCCGCGTGGTCAAGCCCGAGGGCAACATCGTCGTCCTGAACCACTTCCGGAGCGAGCGTCCCGTGATGGGACGGCTGGAGGATCTCGTGGCTCCGGTCTGCACGCGTCTCGGCTGGAAGTCCAACCTTCCGCTCGAACCGCTCCTCCAGCGGGTGGGGCTCATCCCGGACATCTCCACCAAGGTCAACCTCTTCAACGGCTGGCGCCTCATCAAGTGCGTGAACCGGAAATAG
- a CDS encoding iron-sulfur cluster assembly accessory protein gives MVSLTETAAKKITDLRIEEGKPEWGLRIRVVGGGCSGMSYELGWDDTPAADDSVIESHGVRVLVDSKSAPYLAGSEIDYVDNNMLGAGFAINNPNVKSSCGCGASHQF, from the coding sequence ATGGTCAGTCTGACTGAGACGGCGGCGAAGAAGATCACCGATCTGCGCATCGAGGAGGGCAAGCCCGAGTGGGGGCTGCGCATCCGCGTGGTGGGCGGCGGCTGCTCGGGCATGTCGTACGAGCTCGGCTGGGACGACACGCCCGCCGCCGACGACAGCGTCATCGAGTCCCACGGGGTCCGCGTCCTCGTGGACAGCAAGAGCGCCCCCTACCTCGCGGGGAGCGAGATCGACTACGTGGACAACAACATGCTTGGCGCCGGCTTCGCCATCAACAATCCCAACGTGAAGTCGTCCTGCGGCTGCGGCGCCTCCCACCAGTTCTAG
- a CDS encoding molybdenum cofactor biosynthesis protein MoaE, whose translation MKVLVRLFARYREAAGHARVELDLPEGGTVEAAWEAVTSRFPALAVYRPFTLFAVGNDYVAPEHALKAGDELCLFPPVSGGAAGATPPADLVEVTAAPLSEPALVRAVEDPGAGAIVLFSGVVREETGGRRVKFLEYEAHAPMAVAKMREIAAAVRARFPGVRKVALAHRVGRLEIGESSVLIAVSSAHRREAFEACHFAIDTLKETVPVWKKEYFEDGGVWVGLQSECDHRH comes from the coding sequence ATGAAGGTGCTGGTGCGGCTGTTCGCCCGCTACCGCGAGGCGGCGGGCCACGCCCGCGTCGAGCTGGATCTCCCCGAGGGTGGCACCGTGGAGGCCGCCTGGGAGGCGGTGACGAGCCGCTTCCCGGCGCTCGCGGTGTATCGCCCCTTCACGCTCTTCGCCGTGGGCAATGACTACGTCGCCCCCGAGCACGCCCTCAAGGCCGGGGACGAGCTCTGTCTCTTCCCGCCCGTGAGCGGCGGGGCCGCCGGAGCGACGCCCCCGGCGGATCTCGTGGAGGTCACCGCCGCGCCCCTCTCCGAGCCGGCGCTGGTCCGCGCGGTGGAGGATCCGGGCGCCGGCGCCATTGTGCTCTTCTCGGGCGTGGTGCGCGAGGAGACGGGTGGCCGGCGGGTCAAGTTCCTCGAGTACGAGGCCCATGCCCCCATGGCTGTCGCCAAGATGCGGGAGATCGCCGCCGCGGTGCGTGCCCGCTTCCCAGGCGTGCGCAAGGTGGCCCTCGCGCACCGCGTGGGCCGGCTCGAGATCGGCGAGTCGAGCGTCCTCATCGCGGTCTCCTCGGCGCACCGGCGCGAGGCCTTCGAGGCCTGCCACTTCGCCATCGACACGCTGAAGGAGACGGTGCCGGTCTGGAAGAAGGAGTACTTCGAGGACGGCGGGGTCTGGGTGGGCCTCCAGTCCGAGTGTGACCATCGACACTGA
- the tilS gene encoding tRNA lysidine(34) synthetase TilS, with the protein MPQPLTARGSLADGALATIRRHALVAGGETVLVAVSGGADSVALLHLLHLLAPPLRLTLHALHVHHGLRPEADEEAGFVLDLCGRWGVPAHVARVSVAAPDDRGARREGLEAAARRARYAAFAARAATLGASRVATGHTADDQAETVCMRLLEGAGPRGLAGIPARRGPYIRPLLETPRRTIEAHLRAHDIPWVEDRSNRDPRFLRNRIRHEVLPFLAEAYDADVIRALCRGAAVAREVVSGLDARAAAELGRLAEARESGLLLPAAALAALPGEVAAGVLRGALLRLGVATPLRAHAHRALRQLLDPAAPGRQVRLGAMALERSGGWLRIGLPGGASLVARSWRLPGAIALPEVGLSLEARSLSRPPGWLPPPGPRTVVFDADRLPADLTVRGRRPGDRFAPFGGPGQRRLKAFLMEAGIPRWERDRIPLLETGGEILWVAGLRRGRAAPVTPDTRRILEVTLSGTLAMPTPPE; encoded by the coding sequence GTGCCGCAGCCGCTGACGGCCCGGGGGAGCCTCGCCGACGGCGCTCTCGCCACCATCCGGCGCCATGCCCTGGTCGCGGGCGGCGAGACCGTGCTCGTGGCCGTGTCCGGCGGCGCCGACTCGGTGGCCCTGCTCCACCTCCTCCACCTGCTGGCGCCACCGCTCCGGCTGACGCTCCACGCCCTTCACGTGCACCACGGCCTCCGCCCCGAGGCCGACGAGGAGGCGGGCTTCGTGCTCGATCTCTGCGGCCGGTGGGGTGTCCCCGCCCACGTCGCGCGCGTCAGCGTGGCCGCGCCCGACGACCGCGGCGCGAGGCGCGAAGGGCTCGAAGCGGCGGCGCGGCGCGCCCGCTACGCGGCCTTCGCCGCGCGGGCGGCCACCCTCGGCGCCTCCCGGGTGGCCACCGGCCACACCGCCGACGATCAGGCCGAGACCGTCTGCATGCGCCTCCTCGAGGGCGCCGGACCGCGGGGGCTGGCCGGCATTCCCGCCAGGCGGGGTCCGTACATCAGGCCGCTGCTCGAGACGCCGCGGCGGACCATCGAGGCCCACCTGCGCGCCCACGACATCCCCTGGGTCGAGGACAGGAGCAACCGCGATCCGCGCTTCCTCCGCAACCGCATCCGGCACGAGGTGCTCCCGTTTCTCGCCGAGGCCTATGACGCCGACGTGATCCGCGCCCTCTGTCGTGGCGCCGCCGTCGCCCGCGAGGTTGTCTCGGGGCTCGACGCGCGGGCCGCCGCGGAGCTCGGGCGACTCGCCGAGGCGCGCGAGTCGGGGCTCCTGCTGCCGGCCGCGGCCCTGGCGGCGCTGCCCGGGGAGGTGGCCGCCGGGGTCCTGCGCGGCGCGCTCCTGCGGCTGGGCGTGGCCACGCCGCTCCGCGCCCATGCGCACCGCGCGCTCCGTCAGCTGCTGGACCCCGCCGCGCCGGGCCGTCAGGTCCGCCTGGGAGCGATGGCCCTGGAGCGCAGCGGCGGCTGGCTGCGCATCGGGCTCCCCGGCGGCGCGAGCCTGGTCGCGCGCTCCTGGCGGCTGCCCGGGGCCATCGCGCTCCCCGAGGTGGGGCTCTCGCTCGAGGCCCGCAGTCTCAGCCGGCCGCCCGGGTGGCTGCCACCGCCCGGCCCGCGCACGGTGGTGTTCGACGCCGACCGCCTGCCCGCCGACCTCACCGTCCGCGGGCGCCGGCCCGGCGACCGCTTCGCGCCCTTCGGCGGACCCGGCCAGCGCCGGCTGAAGGCCTTCCTCATGGAGGCGGGAATCCCGCGCTGGGAGCGCGACCGGATCCCGCTGCTCGAGACCGGAGGCGAGATCCTGTGGGTGGCGGGGTTGCGGCGCGGCCGAGCGGCGCCCGTGACACCGGACACCCGACGTATCCTGGAGGTGACACTCAGCGGGACGCTGGCGATGCCGACGCCCCCGGAGTAA
- a CDS encoding DegQ family serine endoprotease, with translation MSLRRSALLHPVLLLAAALLSAVTVSAQTGPPPKGPAAAEPERVLQALERAFVSVADRVMPSVVNVSVKPRKAAPSESGEGPDVEQRFKEYFGPEFFDRYFRRRGPRDEGRAAGSGVIVDRQGYILTNNHVVENAAEIEVRLSDDRKFKATLVGRDPKSDLAVLKIEAPPASLPVAALGDSDALRVGQWAIAIGNPFGLDRTVTVGIISATGRTRVGVATYEAFIQTDASINPGNSGGPLLNLQGRVIGINTAIVATGQGIGFSIPVNMARDVMAQLIARGRVVRGWLGIVIQDLTDDLAAGFGLSAAHGVLVSDVMVGSPAEAGGMKPGDVIVEFAGAAIKDITDLQKRVAAVAPGYPAALAVIRDRRPARLSVKIGEQPGEEIPVAALQKEESLGLTVESLTPEAAERFRLSARAGVVVTEVVPGSSGAAAGIRQGDAILEVNRQTVADLVSFRRIMASVKPGEVVPVYVQRGGGAYEYVVLKAPERQ, from the coding sequence ATGAGCCTGCGTCGGAGCGCGCTGCTGCACCCCGTCCTCCTTCTCGCCGCCGCCCTGCTGTCGGCGGTGACGGTGTCGGCCCAGACGGGGCCCCCGCCGAAGGGGCCGGCGGCGGCCGAGCCCGAGCGCGTGCTGCAGGCGCTGGAGCGCGCCTTCGTCTCGGTCGCCGACCGCGTCATGCCCTCCGTGGTCAACGTGAGCGTGAAGCCCAGGAAGGCGGCGCCCTCCGAGAGCGGCGAGGGGCCCGACGTCGAGCAGCGCTTCAAGGAGTACTTCGGGCCCGAGTTCTTCGACCGCTACTTCCGTCGCCGGGGACCCCGGGACGAGGGACGCGCCGCGGGCTCCGGCGTCATCGTGGATCGGCAGGGCTACATCCTGACCAATAACCACGTCGTGGAGAACGCCGCGGAGATCGAGGTGCGCCTCTCCGACGATCGCAAGTTCAAGGCGACGCTCGTGGGGCGGGACCCGAAGAGCGACCTCGCAGTGCTCAAGATCGAGGCGCCGCCCGCCTCGCTGCCCGTGGCGGCGCTGGGCGATTCCGACGCCCTGCGCGTCGGGCAGTGGGCCATCGCCATCGGCAACCCCTTCGGGCTCGACCGGACGGTGACGGTGGGCATCATCTCGGCCACCGGGCGCACGCGGGTCGGCGTGGCCACCTACGAAGCCTTCATCCAGACCGACGCCTCCATCAATCCCGGGAACTCCGGCGGGCCGCTGCTCAACCTGCAAGGGCGGGTGATCGGCATCAACACCGCCATCGTCGCCACCGGGCAGGGGATCGGCTTCTCGATCCCCGTCAACATGGCCCGTGATGTCATGGCGCAGCTCATCGCCAGGGGGCGGGTGGTCCGCGGGTGGCTCGGCATCGTCATCCAGGACCTCACCGACGACCTGGCCGCGGGGTTCGGCCTGTCCGCAGCCCACGGGGTCCTCGTCTCGGACGTGATGGTGGGGAGCCCCGCCGAGGCGGGCGGCATGAAGCCCGGCGACGTCATCGTCGAGTTCGCGGGCGCCGCCATCAAGGACATCACCGACCTCCAGAAGCGCGTCGCCGCGGTGGCCCCCGGATATCCCGCGGCGCTGGCCGTGATCCGCGACCGCAGGCCGGCGCGGCTCAGCGTGAAGATCGGCGAGCAGCCGGGCGAGGAGATCCCTGTCGCCGCGCTGCAGAAGGAGGAGAGCCTCGGGCTCACCGTCGAGTCCCTGACCCCCGAGGCGGCAGAGCGCTTCCGCCTGTCGGCGAGGGCGGGCGTGGTGGTGACGGAGGTGGTGCCCGGCAGCTCGGGCGCGGCGGCCGGCATCCGACAAGGGGACGCGATCCTCGAGGTGAATCGCCAGACGGTGGCCGACCTGGTGAGCTTCCGCCGGATCATGGCCTCGGTCAAGCCCGGGGAGGTGGTCCCCGTCTACGTCCAGCGGGGTGGCGGGGCCTACGAGTACGTCGTCCTCAAGGCCCCCGAGCGGCAGTAG
- a CDS encoding prolyl oligopeptidase family serine peptidase, translating into MARIALLLLALLLAAPTLLGGCRLATATLFLVEFLSDGGWPLLSAVTRPPVVRALPAAAGGRPVPVDLFTPRRLSRPPGLVLVHGLAAAGKDDDRLRGAAALLARAGWAVAVPTVAGLTRLRLRPDDADAVTAAARALRREGAPSVALMAVSVGAGPALLAAGDPARAPALSAVLALGGYASARELLRYTLTGGYAFGAARGRGAPDEAAIAQFAAANGELMDEAGRRLVANRDPARVDALLAALPPASQRLLAALSPEASVGRIRAPLFLVHGTEDPAVPYSETLRLARAARLSGRPARVTIVGAVGHVEPGTGVRWRDLARLWGTFYAFAVTSAGPAP; encoded by the coding sequence GTGGCGCGGATCGCGCTGCTGCTCCTCGCGCTCCTCCTCGCCGCCCCCACGCTGCTCGGTGGCTGCCGCCTCGCCACCGCGACGCTCTTCCTCGTCGAGTTCCTCTCCGACGGGGGCTGGCCCCTCCTCAGCGCCGTGACGCGCCCCCCGGTGGTCCGCGCCCTCCCGGCCGCGGCCGGCGGTCGCCCGGTGCCCGTCGACCTGTTCACCCCCCGGCGCCTCTCCCGGCCCCCCGGGCTGGTGCTCGTGCACGGCCTTGCCGCCGCGGGCAAGGACGACGACCGGCTCCGCGGGGCGGCGGCGCTCCTGGCCCGGGCCGGCTGGGCCGTGGCGGTGCCCACGGTGGCCGGCCTCACGCGCTTGCGCCTCCGGCCCGACGATGCCGATGCCGTGACGGCGGCGGCGCGGGCCCTGCGCCGTGAGGGCGCGCCATCGGTCGCCCTCATGGCGGTCAGCGTCGGCGCAGGTCCAGCACTCCTGGCCGCGGGTGATCCCGCCCGCGCGCCCGCGCTCTCGGCCGTCCTCGCCCTCGGCGGCTACGCCTCGGCCCGGGAGCTGCTCCGCTACACGCTCACGGGCGGCTACGCCTTCGGGGCCGCGCGCGGGCGGGGGGCGCCCGACGAGGCGGCCATCGCTCAGTTCGCGGCCGCGAACGGGGAGCTGATGGACGAGGCGGGGCGGCGGCTCGTGGCGAACCGCGACCCGGCGCGGGTGGATGCCCTCCTCGCGGCGCTGCCTCCCGCCTCGCAGCGCCTGCTCGCCGCGCTCTCGCCGGAAGCGAGCGTGGGCCGCATCCGCGCGCCGCTCTTCCTCGTCCACGGCACGGAGGATCCGGCGGTGCCTTACTCGGAGACGCTGCGGCTCGCGCGCGCGGCCAGGCTCTCGGGCCGCCCGGCGCGCGTGACCATCGTCGGCGCCGTGGGCCACGTGGAGCCGGGGACCGGAGTGCGCTGGCGGGACCTGGCGCGGCTGTGGGGAACCTTCTACGCCTTCGCGGTCACTTCGGCCGGCCCAGCCCCATGA
- a CDS encoding sigma-54-dependent Fis family transcriptional regulator — protein sequence MTSTPDPSAVYKPLPVVLVVDDDPGVRESLAEILKYECEVLEAEDGAAGLQILKSRRVDVVLLDVRLPGESGPAVLPRILALDDSIPVILMTAVPDVRTAVDCIKAGAYEYLVKPFDVDEILLLVRQAAQQRVLEREVCYLRAELDRTLGFDALVGRHPSMVRLYEAIAQVAQTHATVLITAESGTGKELVARAIHRQSPRRDQPFVAVNLAAIPDTLLESELFGHEKGAFTGAHARKLGRFELAHGGTLFLDEVGSLRVELQAKLLRALQEREIERLGGTRTIPVDARIIAATNVDLRQRIRAREFREDLYYRLNVVPLSVPPLRERKEDIGVLADHFVRKYSREFKKDVRGISRGALPALQTYDWPGNVRELENVIERSVALASRPVIRLDDLPLDLALHDGAARGAGEAAAAALTLKEARDRFEQAYILRALEREGWNQSRAARSLGVHRNTLLARLAAWGIRRDDDAEPLQGAAGVGFAE from the coding sequence GTGACCTCCACACCCGACCCGTCGGCGGTCTACAAGCCGCTTCCCGTCGTGCTCGTCGTCGACGACGACCCGGGCGTGCGCGAGTCGCTCGCCGAGATCCTCAAGTACGAGTGCGAGGTCCTCGAGGCCGAGGACGGCGCCGCGGGGCTCCAGATCCTCAAGTCGCGTCGGGTGGACGTGGTGCTCCTCGACGTGAGGCTGCCGGGCGAGAGCGGGCCCGCCGTCCTGCCGCGCATCCTCGCGCTCGACGACTCCATCCCCGTCATCCTCATGACGGCGGTGCCGGATGTCCGCACGGCGGTCGACTGCATCAAGGCCGGCGCCTACGAGTACCTCGTCAAGCCCTTCGACGTGGACGAGATCCTGCTGCTGGTCCGGCAGGCGGCCCAGCAGCGGGTGCTCGAGCGCGAGGTGTGCTACCTGCGGGCCGAGTTGGACCGGACCCTCGGTTTCGACGCCCTGGTCGGGCGGCATCCCTCGATGGTGCGGCTCTACGAGGCCATCGCCCAGGTCGCCCAGACCCACGCCACCGTGCTGATCACGGCCGAGAGCGGCACCGGCAAGGAGCTGGTGGCCCGCGCCATCCACCGGCAGAGCCCCCGCCGGGACCAGCCTTTCGTCGCCGTCAACCTGGCGGCCATCCCGGACACCCTGCTGGAGTCCGAGCTCTTCGGTCACGAGAAGGGGGCCTTCACCGGGGCGCACGCGCGCAAGCTGGGGCGGTTCGAGCTGGCCCACGGCGGCACGCTCTTCCTGGACGAGGTGGGAAGCCTGCGCGTGGAGCTGCAGGCCAAGCTCCTGCGGGCGCTCCAGGAGCGGGAGATCGAACGCCTCGGCGGCACCCGCACGATCCCGGTGGACGCACGGATCATCGCCGCCACCAACGTGGACCTCAGGCAGCGCATCCGGGCCCGCGAGTTCCGCGAGGACCTCTACTACCGGCTGAACGTGGTGCCGCTGTCCGTGCCACCGCTCCGGGAGCGGAAGGAGGACATCGGCGTCCTGGCCGACCACTTCGTCCGGAAGTACTCCCGGGAGTTCAAGAAGGACGTGCGCGGCATCTCGCGCGGGGCGCTGCCGGCCCTGCAGACCTACGACTGGCCCGGCAACGTACGAGAGCTGGAGAACGTGATCGAGCGGAGCGTGGCGCTGGCCTCGCGCCCCGTCATCCGGCTCGACGACCTGCCGCTGGACCTGGCGCTCCACGACGGGGCCGCCCGGGGCGCGGGAGAGGCCGCGGCCGCTGCGCTCACGCTCAAGGAGGCGCGCGATCGCTTCGAGCAGGCCTATATCCTGCGCGCGCTGGAGCGGGAGGGCTGGAACCAGAGCCGAGCCGCCCGCAGCCTGGGCGTGCACCGCAACACGCTCCTCGCCCGGCTCGCGGCCTGGGGCATCCGGCGCGACGACGACGCCGAGCCGCTCCAGGGCGCCGCCGGCGTCGGGTTCGCCGAATGA
- the mgtE gene encoding magnesium transporter: MESTERLSETIRDLLEAGRHERLAQILKESHAADVAAALRDLPVPDQVTLFRLVNREQAGGVLAELDDQPLLELVRALDELEISGILDRMQPDDAAQVLDELPEEQAEKVLDLMKEEQSEEVQELLEHGEKTAGRIMSPDVLAVHDGDTVGQAIEHVRQAPTAESAHYLYVVDDHEHLVGALPLRRLITTDPATPVGLLCQGEVLSVTPEMDQEEVARLVAKYDIVAVPVVDRDHRLLGVITVDDVIDVIREEATEDIQRLGGAAGDETVFDPVRAVFGKRLLWRFINLGTAILAASVIGLFEGSIQSLATLAIFMPIVASMGGIGTTQTATVVVRGLALGDMTAAHLWRVLRKELLLGLATGLANAVVMGVIAYLWKGQALLALIIGAALVINMLVAAAVGVTIPLALKVFRIDPAIASSVIITTFTDVCGFFSFLGLATLLIRFLL, translated from the coding sequence GTGGAATCCACCGAGCGGCTGAGCGAGACCATCCGGGACCTCCTGGAGGCTGGCCGCCACGAGCGGCTGGCGCAGATCCTCAAGGAATCCCACGCCGCCGACGTCGCCGCGGCGCTCCGGGACCTCCCCGTCCCGGACCAGGTCACACTCTTCCGGCTGGTGAACCGCGAGCAGGCGGGCGGCGTGCTGGCCGAGCTGGACGATCAGCCGCTGCTGGAGCTGGTCCGGGCCCTCGATGAGCTGGAGATCTCGGGCATCCTCGACCGCATGCAGCCGGACGACGCCGCCCAGGTCCTGGATGAACTGCCCGAGGAGCAGGCGGAGAAGGTCCTGGACCTCATGAAGGAGGAGCAGTCGGAGGAGGTCCAGGAACTCCTCGAGCACGGCGAGAAGACCGCCGGCCGCATCATGTCCCCCGACGTCCTTGCCGTCCACGACGGCGACACGGTGGGACAGGCCATCGAGCACGTGCGGCAAGCGCCCACGGCGGAGTCGGCCCACTACCTCTACGTGGTCGACGACCACGAGCACCTGGTGGGCGCCCTGCCCCTCCGTCGCCTCATCACGACCGACCCGGCCACGCCAGTGGGGCTCCTCTGCCAGGGCGAGGTGCTGAGCGTCACGCCCGAGATGGACCAGGAGGAGGTCGCCCGGCTCGTGGCCAAGTACGACATCGTGGCCGTCCCCGTGGTGGACCGCGACCACCGGCTCCTCGGCGTGATCACCGTGGACGACGTCATCGACGTCATCCGCGAGGAGGCCACCGAGGACATCCAGCGGCTGGGGGGGGCGGCCGGCGACGAGACGGTCTTCGACCCCGTCCGGGCGGTATTCGGCAAGCGGCTGCTGTGGCGGTTCATCAACCTCGGCACGGCGATCCTGGCGGCCTCCGTCATCGGCCTCTTCGAGGGGTCCATCCAGTCGCTCGCCACGCTCGCGATCTTCATGCCCATCGTGGCCTCCATGGGGGGCATCGGCACCACCCAGACGGCCACGGTCGTCGTGCGGGGGCTCGCGCTGGGCGACATGACAGCCGCCCACCTGTGGCGGGTCCTCCGGAAGGAGCTCCTGCTGGGGCTTGCCACGGGGCTGGCGAACGCGGTGGTCATGGGGGTCATCGCCTACCTCTGGAAGGGGCAGGCGCTGCTGGCCCTCATCATCGGCGCGGCGCTGGTCATCAACATGCTCGTGGCGGCGGCGGTGGGCGTGACGATCCCGCTGGCCCTCAAGGTGTTCCGCATCGACCCGGCCATCGCCTCGAGCGTCATCATCACGACCTTCACGGACGTCTGCGGCTTCTTCTCGTTCCTGGGCCTGGCGACTCTCCTCATCCGGTTCCTCCTTTAG
- a CDS encoding SDR family NAD(P)-dependent oxidoreductase, with protein sequence MKLGGRVALVTGAGRGIGRAVACGFAREGAAVVLAARTAHELDAVAREIEGAGGRAVAIPTDVRQEPAVAALVRGALQACGRIDLLVAAAGAAAFGPLAETATADWDEMMAVNLRAPFLCCRAVLPAMVQQRSGTIILIGSVVTSRTLPGSAAYTASKYGLLGLARVLAEELRPHGVRVGVLSAGAVDTALWDAVPSPPDRARMLRPEQVAEAALLMAAQAPTAALEEITLLPAGGVL encoded by the coding sequence GTGAAGCTCGGCGGGCGGGTCGCGCTGGTCACGGGCGCCGGCCGCGGCATCGGCCGCGCCGTCGCCTGCGGCTTCGCCCGTGAGGGCGCGGCCGTGGTGCTGGCGGCGCGCACGGCGCACGAGCTCGACGCGGTGGCGCGCGAGATCGAGGGCGCCGGCGGCCGGGCCGTCGCGATCCCGACGGATGTGCGGCAGGAGCCGGCCGTCGCCGCGCTCGTGCGGGGCGCGCTGCAGGCCTGCGGGCGCATCGATCTCCTGGTGGCCGCTGCGGGGGCGGCTGCCTTCGGCCCGCTGGCCGAGACGGCGACCGCCGACTGGGATGAGATGATGGCGGTGAACCTGCGCGCTCCCTTCCTCTGCTGCCGCGCGGTGCTGCCCGCCATGGTGCAGCAGCGGAGCGGGACGATCATCCTCATCGGCTCCGTGGTGACGAGCCGCACGCTACCCGGCTCGGCGGCCTACACGGCCTCGAAGTACGGCCTCCTGGGGCTGGCCCGGGTCCTGGCCGAGGAGCTCCGCCCCCATGGCGTGCGCGTCGGGGTGCTCTCCGCCGGGGCCGTGGACACCGCCCTCTGGGACGCGGTGCCGAGCCCCCCGGATCGGGCCCGGATGCTCCGCCCCGAGCAGGTGGCCGAGGCGGCCCTCCTGATGGCCGCGCAAGCGCCCACGGCGGCGCTGGAGGAGATCACGCTCCTGCCTGCCGGGGGCGTGCTCTGA
- a CDS encoding phosphate/phosphite/phosphonate ABC transporter substrate-binding protein, translating into MTWRGLGVLVAGMVAAMAAPWGTAGAAEQPLIIALTPSRDPSALQEAGEAFAKTLTRLSGVPVRAQVASDYAGVVEALRSRRVDLAFVHPVGYVLASREAGCQILVRDIWQGKVAYTARFYVRKSAGLKRLEELRGKTVAFVDPASSSGFIYPMVLLVKKGLVKDRDPKSFFKEALFAGTHEAALRSLLTGRVDAAVSFDKAPELHLKDPALIAQLAFVAETPEIPEAGICARPGLPPEAVARIRRALLAIKGPEHAALLKQLYDIDGFTEAADQDYEPVRDAMTLMGLGRPK; encoded by the coding sequence ATGACCTGGCGCGGGCTCGGGGTCCTGGTGGCGGGCATGGTCGCGGCCATGGCCGCACCCTGGGGGACGGCGGGGGCGGCGGAGCAGCCGCTCATCATCGCGCTCACGCCCTCGCGCGATCCGTCCGCCCTGCAGGAGGCCGGGGAGGCCTTCGCCAAGACGCTGACACGCCTCTCGGGGGTGCCCGTGCGCGCCCAGGTGGCCTCGGACTACGCGGGGGTGGTGGAGGCGCTCCGGAGCCGGCGCGTGGACCTCGCCTTCGTGCACCCGGTGGGCTACGTGCTGGCCAGCCGCGAGGCGGGCTGCCAGATCCTGGTGCGCGACATCTGGCAGGGGAAGGTGGCCTATACCGCCAGGTTCTACGTGCGGAAGAGCGCCGGCCTCAAGCGCCTCGAGGAGCTGCGGGGCAAGACGGTGGCCTTCGTGGACCCGGCCTCGAGCTCCGGCTTCATCTACCCCATGGTGCTGCTCGTCAAGAAGGGGCTCGTCAAGGACCGCGACCCGAAGTCCTTCTTCAAGGAGGCGCTGTTCGCGGGGACCCACGAGGCGGCGCTGCGCTCGCTGCTCACGGGGCGGGTCGATGCGGCCGTCTCCTTCGACAAGGCGCCGGAGCTGCACCTGAAGGACCCCGCCCTCATCGCCCAGCTCGCGTTCGTGGCCGAGACGCCGGAGATCCCCGAAGCCGGGATCTGCGCGCGCCCCGGGCTGCCGCCGGAGGCCGTGGCCCGGATCAGGCGCGCGCTCCTGGCCATCAAGGGCCCCGAGCACGCGGCGCTGCTGAAGCAGCTCTACGACATCGACGGTTTCACCGAGGCTGCCGACCAGGACTACGAGCCGGTGCGCGATGCCATGACGCTCATGGGGCTGGGCCGGCCGAAGTGA